In the Candidatus Cloacimonadota bacterium genome, GTGATATCGATTCAGCTTTATCAGACTCGTTTCAAAAAAGAGTTTTAGGTTGTCCTTATTATACTCGACCGGCAGATTTCAGAGGAATAAAAGTTCCGGATGTTCTGATTTCCGGAGATCATAAAAAAATTGAAGAGTGGCGGAAACAGAAATCTCTGGAATTAACAAAAAGAATTCGACCGGAATTGATCAAAGATAAGGATAGTTGAAAACAGACTTTGGAAAAACATTTTTCCGAATCTTCTTTATCAAGAATTTCTTTGCTAGAAGTTTTGGAAGAAGGGACATTCCGAAGCCTTCTCCCTGCTTTTCTTACATAAAGGATTCGGAAGGTTGGAAGTGAAAAATC is a window encoding:
- a CDS encoding tRNA (guanosine(37)-N1)-methyltransferase TrmD, whose translation is DIDSALSDSFQKRVLGCPYYTRPADFRGIKVPDVLISGDHKKIEEWRKQKSLELTKRIRPELIKDKDS